The genomic stretch TTCTTCGATCTTCTTGTTGTTGGCGTTGCTGTTGGTGGCGTATTCCGACTGGGTGCCCTGGGCGAGGCTGACGACCACCTCGGTGGCGCCGACCCCCTCGATCTTGGAAACAGCGCTGGCTACGCGTTCGCTCAGCAGGCGCTCTTGGGCCGCCAACTCCGAACCCCGGCCCGTCTTCGCGCTTTCCGCCGCCGCTGTTGCCGACGTGGGCGCCGCCTCTTGTCCCGGCCAGATCCCGGAACCTTGTCGTCGCTCCTCGGCCGTCATCAAGGCGACACCTAGGAAGATCACGGCAGCCAGTACAGCCAACAGTTTATCTTTCGGCTGCTTGAGCCAGTTCATCTTTCACCCTCCCCCATCTTCGCCGATTTTTGCGTTCTCATGTCGGGTCTTTCCTTATTCCCAGAAAACCCGGATCCGCTCCGGCGGGATCCCGTAGAAGCCGGACAAGGTCTGGACGATCGATTGGGCAGTCGCCTCTCTATCGATTTCGCCCTTCTGCGCGGGGGCGGCCTTGGGATCGTTCGCAAGGTCGCCGGCGCCCTTTTGCAGATCCCGGTCGTCGACCATCACCGGTGCAACCGCTTCTGTCGCCTCCTTCGACCCTTTCGCCGGTTCGTCCGGTCGCAAGGTGACGGTGATCTGCCCGATGGCCGAAGGGTTCTCCTCCCTTTTGCCCAGTTCCACCTGTGCTGCCGCCGCTTTTACGCCCGGCTTCAGCCCGACGAGGGCCTCCACCTGACGCTGCAAACGGTTTTTTGCCTCTTCGCGAGCCTGATGGAGCCCCTCTTCCCGCAAGGCCTCTCCCTTGCGGCGGATCTCATCGTAACCGGCGACCTCGCGGGCGGGCATGTCTCCGCCCAGCGTGGCGGCCCAGTCGTTCCGGTTGAGCCAGCTCATGATCGGATTGAGGACAGCCACCATGATAAACAGCCCCGCCACCAGCCGGACCAGAGACTGCAACCTTCCGTTGGGCAGGAGCATGTCCAGCAGGGTGCCCACAAGGATGATCAATACCACCTGTTCGATGATCTGACGAAGGATATCCAGGCGGCTCCCCTCCTTACCGCAACATGACGGTCAGATTGCCGGCCCCGACGACGATGGTAAGCGCCAGAAAAAACATGAGCCCCACGGCAGCGACGGCGCCGAAGACCAAGGTCAGGCTGCCGCCGATCGTCTCCAGGCTGTCGGCCACCGGGCTGTCGCCGATGGGCTGGAGCAGCGCGCCGGCCAACCGATAGATCAGCACGAGCGCCAAAATCTTCAAGGACGGCAGGACGCAGAGGATGGCGATGATGACCAGGCCGATGAGCCCGATGCCGTTTTTGAGCAGCAACGACGAGTTGACGATGAGCTCGAAGCTGTCGGCCACAAGGCCGCCCACGACCGGCAACAGGGCGTCGGTGGCGTACTTGGCCGTCCGCAGTGTCAAGCCGTCAGCGACAGCGCCGACAGCGCCGTAGATGCTGATCACCCCCAAAAAGACGGTGATAAACAGCCCCATGGCCAGCTTGTAGCCGTCTTTGATCAGGTTTTGCAGGTTTTTCACCTTGAACTGGGAGGAGACATGATTGAGGATCCCCAGCACAGCCGAGAAAAGGATGAGGGGAAAGATCCAGTCCTTGATCAGGGTGCTGATCAGGGTGATGGCGCCGAAGATGACGGGATGGAAGAGCGCCCCTGAGGCGAAGCCGCCCATGGCCGTCAGCAGGGTGAGCAGGACCGGCAGGATGGCCTGCATGAACCGAACCATGTCGTCGATCGCCCCTCGGCCGGTCTGAACGGCCGCATAAAAGCTATGGATAGCGATGGTGATCAGCACCATGTAGCCGACGGCGAAGGCCGTCTTGGAGACAGCCCCCGATTCAAAGGATGACTGAAAGTGGTTAAGGACGGCGACGACGACCGCCAGGATGATCAGTTCCCCCAACAGCGCCGTGTTGGCCAGCACCTCCTGAAAGAGGTAGCCCATGACGCCCCGGAAGACTTCTCCGATCGAGAGGCTCACCCTGCCGTTGCGGATGTCCTCCATGATCGTGCGCGGATTCAGAGAGGGCAGGTACTTCCCCTTGTCCCGCTCCAGTTCCTCGAGGACCCGTTGGAATTCGGAGAGATCCACCGTCGGCGCCGGGGCGGGGCTGCCCCCTCCGGAGGGATCGCCGGAAGACCCCTGGGAGGGGGTGACCGAGGCGCCCGGTGCGGCGGCTGCGGGAGGAACCGCCAGTGAAAGCTGACTGACTGACAGAAGAAGCACCAGGAACAGACAGAGCATATGGCGCCACATTGGCGAGACAATCCCGGCCTTCACGGCAGCTTCAGCGTTTGCAAAAAGACCTGCTCGTCCAAACCGACCGGCAAACCATTCCCGCCGCCTCATGAGGGGCCACCCCGCGGCAGCAGACTCATCAGGGAGTCCATCAAGGCCAGCAGGATCGGCAGCGCCAAGACCATCACGACGATCTTGGCGGCCATCTCCACTTTCGTGGCGATCGTCGATTCGCCGGCATCGCGGCAGATCTGCGCGCCAAACTCGGCGATATAGGCGATGCCGACAATCTTCAACAGCGTCGTCAGATAGTAGCGGTTGATCTGCGCCTTGTTGGCCAGGTCCTCGAGGACCTGCATGACGGCGGAAATCTTGCTCAACACAAACAAAAACAGGATCACACCGGCGGCAATGCTCAGTTGGACAGCCAGTTCGGGCCGCTGCTTGCGCACGATGACCAGAAAGATGGTCGCGATGATGCCCACCCCGACAACCTGAAGAATCTCCACGGCACACCTCCTCTCCCGGCTTTCAGTCCATCGAAGCTGCGGCGGCGCTCAGAACGCTCCTGATCAATAGAGGGAAAAGACTGACCGGACCTGATCGAAAAGGTCGCTGATCAGGCGAAGGACCATGAGCGTCACCAGCGCCACACCGCTGATGGCCAACAGTTGCGCCAGTTCTTCCCGTTTCGCTTCTTTCAGTATGGAATAAAAAATCGCCACGACGATGCCGATGCCGGCGATCTGAAAGATCTGCAACATGTTCATTCCCTTGTCCTCCCCCTCACCAAATGGTCAGGACAACGGCAGCCCCGAGCAGGACGCCCCCATAAGACCAGACTTTAGCCATCCTGGTTTCCCTCTCCCGCGCCTCCTGCTCCAGATAAGCCAGCCGGTTTTTCACCTCTTCGATGCGGTGCAATTGATCCTCCCGCGGCGCTGCGCCGAGACCGAGGGCGAGGCGCGCCAGTTCTTCCCCGTCAGAAGGATGCAACGGCGTCCGGGGCAGCCAGTCGCCGACCGACTGCAACCAGATCGCTGACGCCGCCTGTCCCTCCGCCCGGCGCAACCGATTGCCCGCTTCGGCAAAGAGGGCATTGACGGGCGGACCGGCGGTCCGGCTCACCTGAACAAGCGCTTCCGGCAGGTGGGTCGCTCGGAAGGCGACCTCTGTCGCCAACATCGCCAGCGCCGATTGCAGCGACGCCAGGATCTGCCTGCGCCGGCGGAGATCCCTCGCCGTCATGAACCCCCCAGCCGAAAAAGCGCCGACGATCAGCGCTGCGCCGACCAGCTTCCCCATACCCTTCCCTCCTTCAGGCGGTTTCCACCGGCGTCGAAGATGCCTTCCACCGTACCCGGCCCCTCCCGGCGGCTGAGAACGACCAGCCGCTGAAACACTTTCCGCTTCAACATCCGCTCCAGACCCGGCCTCGTCAGCAGCTCTTCCCGGTTCCGTCCATGGGCAGTGGCCAACAGGGTGACACCGCTGTGGACCGCCTCCTCGATAGCGAGCACATCCTCCTCGCGGCCGATCTCATCTGTGGCCAGCACCTGGGGACCCATCGAACGAAGCAGACGCAACAAGCCTTCCGCTTTTGGGCAGCCGTCGAGCACATCGGTGCGGGGGCCTACGTCGTTTTGCGGGACACCCCGATAACAGGCGGCGATCTCAGAACGCTCGTCCACCAACCCTACCGTCTTGCCCGCCAGTCCGCACTCCGGTCGCCCTGTGCTGATCTGCCGGATGATATCCCGCAGCAGTGTCGTCTTCCCCCCACCGGGAGGGGAGACGATCAGGGTGGAAAAAAAAAATCCCCTCATCAACAGCAAGGAGTTGGGGCAGCAGAGGGTCGGCGACGCCGAGAAACTGGCGGGCGATGCGGATATTTAAGGAAGAAACAGGATGGATCGTCTTCACCCGCCCCCCGTCGAGGACCACTCGGCCGGCCAGCCCCACCCGGTGTCCTCCGGGCAGCGTCAGAAATCCTTGCCGGAACTCCTGTTCCAGCGCATAGACCGAACAATGGGCGATCAGGTGCATCGTTTGCATGATTTCTTCCTCAGTCACGGCGCGCAACAGTAGGTCATCTAACCTGCCGCAGAGGGCGAGCGGTCGACCGGCACGGAGGCGAATCTCCGTTATCTCATGGCGCAGCCCCGGTCGGGCTGCCAGCACATCCGTCAGGAGAGAACGGAGCGTAGGGGCCAGGTAAGGCAAGAGCCGCCCCGTCCAGTGTCCATCAGCCTCTTCTTTTTCGGCGGCCTGTTGCGCAGAGGCTTTGTCCCTTGACGAGCATTCCTTGACTCCACGGACACTGTCTCGGTTTTCCTTCAGAGCATCTGCCCGCTTATCGGCGGCGCCGTCATCGAGCACCGTCAGGCCATCGGCGCCACCGGAAAAAAGCCACCGCAATCCTTGTCCCCCCTTCCCCTACAAAAACATATGCCCTCCTGCCAGGATTATGCAAAAAGAGAAGCCCTGCGCCGTGACGGGCGAGACCTTCTCTTCTAAGATAATCATCGATAATCATCGATAATCGGCGCCTATGACAGGCTTCCCCCGGAACATTCGTCCCAGGATCAAGCATTGCCCTCAGTGGGTATGGCGATGACAGGCGGCATCGCCGCAGTCACCGTCGCGTTCCGCTTCCTCACCCATCACGATCTGTTCCTCCCCGTCTTCGTCGCCTTCCCGGATGAAGACCCCTTGCCGACAGGAGGGGCAGGTGACCTCCAGGTAGTCATCGTCGTCGAGCAGCTTAGCATCAAAAGAGACGTTTTCCTGGCACGATGGACAGGCGATCTCGACGATATCATCGTCATCTTCATCGTCGTCTTCATAAATGTCCTGTTCCAACTGGAAGAGGTCGTCATCCATGCTCTCGACGATCTCGTCAAGGCGTTCCTGCTCTGCTTTCACCGTGTCAATCGAGTCGGCCATGTCGCCGAGGACCTGCAGCATTTCCGTGAGCAGGCGCCCTTCCCGGGAACTGGTCCCCACGTTCATACCCTCAGCCAGTCCTTGCAGGTAGGAGATGCGCTGGCGTAGCTTCTGCAAAACAAAATCCCTCCCGGTTTCTATGGATTGCCATCGGCTATCCGTAGTATCTCCGGGAGGGATTCTTCTTAGGCAATGACGACTTAAGCGCGGGAAACGTAGGCGCCGGTCCGGGTGTCGATGATCAGCATCTCGCCTTCGTTGATGAAGAAGGGGACTTGGACGATGGCGCCGGTCTCCAAGGTGGCCGGCTTGCTGCCGCCGGTGGCGGTATCGCCGCGGATGCCCGGTTCAGTGGCGACCACTTTCAGTTCCACCGTGTTGGGCAGTTCGACGCCCATCAGGTTGCCGTTCCAGGTGAGGACGTGAACGTTCATGTTCTCCTTCAGGAAACGGAGCTGCTCTTCGATCTGGTCGCGCTGCAGCGTGATCTGTTCAAAGTTCTCCACATCCATAAAGGTGTAATCGTCGCCGTCACTGTAGAGGTACTGCATCTGGCGGCGCTCCAGGCGGGCCTTGGGCACTTTTTCACCGGCCCGGAAGGTGCGCTCCACCACGGAACCGGTCTTGATGTTTTTCAGCTTCGTCCGCACGAAGGCGGCGCCTTTGCCGGGCTTGACGTGCTGGAATTCGATGACGACATAAGCGTCGCCATCCAGTTCAATCGTCGAACCCGTCCGAAAATCGTTCGATGAGATCATGGACGAAAAATGCTCCTTCCCCTTGTGAGATGCCCAGTCAGGTTGATGGATGATCTGAAAGCTTGCGCGCGGGATAAAAGCCCTTCGGCGACACCCGCTGCAGGCAACTTTCCTTTACAGGACGAGCAGTTCCTTCGGCGATGTGGTCAGGTTGCGGCAACCGTCGGCTGTGACGATGACCAGGTCTTCGATGCGGACGCCGCCCCAGCCGGGAATGTAGATCCCCGGT from Heliomicrobium modesticaldum Ice1 encodes the following:
- the efp gene encoding elongation factor P, whose amino-acid sequence is MISSNDFRTGSTIELDGDAYVVIEFQHVKPGKGAAFVRTKLKNIKTGSVVERTFRAGEKVPKARLERRQMQYLYSDGDDYTFMDVENFEQITLQRDQIEEQLRFLKENMNVHVLTWNGNLMGVELPNTVELKVVATEPGIRGDTATGGSKPATLETGAIVQVPFFINEGEMLIIDTRTGAYVSRA
- a CDS encoding stage iii sporulation protein aa, producing MLRDIIRQISTGRPECGLAGKTVGLVDERSEIAACYRGVPQNDVGPRTDVLDGCPKAEGLLRLLRSMGPQVLATDEIGREEDVLAIEEAVHSGVTLLATAHGRNREELLTRPGLERMLKRKVFQRLVVLSRREGPGTVEGIFDAGGNRLKEGRVWGSWSAQR
- a CDS encoding stage III sporulation protein AB, coding for MGKLVGAALIVGAFSAGGFMTARDLRRRRQILASLQSALAMLATEVAFRATHLPEALVQVSRTAGPPVNALFAEAGNRLRRAEGQAASAIWLQSVGDWLPRTPLHPSDGEELARLALGLGAAPREDQLHRIEEVKNRLAYLEQEARERETRMAKVWSYGGVLLGAAVVLTIW
- a CDS encoding stage III sporulation protein AF; translation: MIILVGTLLDMLLPNGRLQSLVRLVAGLFIMVAVLNPIMSWLNRNDWAATLGGDMPAREVAGYDEIRRKGEALREEGLHQAREEAKNRLQRQVEALVGLKPGVKAAAAQVELGKREENPSAIGQITVTLRPDEPAKGSKEATEAVAPVMVDDRDLQKGAGDLANDPKAAPAQKGEIDREATAQSIVQTLSGFYGIPPERIRVFWE
- a CDS encoding CD1247 N-terminal domain-containing protein, with amino-acid sequence MQKLRQRISYLQGLAEGMNVGTSSREGRLLTEMLQVLGDMADSIDTVKAEQERLDEIVESMDDDLFQLEQDIYEDDDEDDDDIVEIACPSCQENVSFDAKLLDDDDYLEVTCPSCRQGVFIREGDEDGEEQIVMGEEAERDGDCGDAACHRHTH
- a CDS encoding stage III sporulation protein AA, with translation MRWLFSGGADGLTVLDDGAADKRADALKENRDSVRGVKECSSRDKASAQQAAEKEEADGHWTGRLLPYLAPTLRSLLTDVLAARPGLRHEITEIRLRAGRPLALCGRLDDLLLRAVTEEEIMQTMHLIAHCSVYALEQEFRQGFLTLPGGHRVGLAGRVVLDGGRVKTIHPVSSLNIRIARQFLGVADPLLPQLLAVDEGIFFFHPDRLPSRWGEDDTAAGYHPADQHRATGVRTGGQDGRVGGRAF
- a CDS encoding stage III sporulation protein AG; translated protein: MNWLKQPKDKLLAVLAAVIFLGVALMTAEERRQGSGIWPGQEAAPTSATAAAESAKTGRGSELAAQERLLSERVASAVSKIEGVGATEVVVSLAQGTQSEYATNSNANNKKIEEKDKSGGTRVTSDNTDSRTVVVVKESTAAKEQPVVVRELRYQVAGVLVVAEGARDANVRQNISRAVCTLLDIPAHKVSVFPREEKR
- the spoIIIAD gene encoding stage III sporulation protein AD — its product is MEILQVVGVGIIATIFLVIVRKQRPELAVQLSIAAGVILFLFVLSKISAVMQVLEDLANKAQINRYYLTTLLKIVGIAYIAEFGAQICRDAGESTIATKVEMAAKIVVMVLALPILLALMDSLMSLLPRGGPS
- the spoIIIAE gene encoding stage III sporulation protein AE, which translates into the protein MWRHMLCLFLVLLLSVSQLSLAVPPAAAAPGASVTPSQGSSGDPSGGGSPAPAPTVDLSEFQRVLEELERDKGKYLPSLNPRTIMEDIRNGRVSLSIGEVFRGVMGYLFQEVLANTALLGELIILAVVVAVLNHFQSSFESGAVSKTAFAVGYMVLITIAIHSFYAAVQTGRGAIDDMVRFMQAILPVLLTLLTAMGGFASGALFHPVIFGAITLISTLIKDWIFPLILFSAVLGILNHVSSQFKVKNLQNLIKDGYKLAMGLFITVFLGVISIYGAVGAVADGLTLRTAKYATDALLPVVGGLVADSFELIVNSSLLLKNGIGLIGLVIIAILCVLPSLKILALVLIYRLAGALLQPIGDSPVADSLETIGGSLTLVFGAVAAVGLMFFLALTIVVGAGNLTVMLR
- the spoIIIAC gene encoding stage III sporulation protein AC, giving the protein MNMLQIFQIAGIGIVVAIFYSILKEAKREELAQLLAISGVALVTLMVLRLISDLFDQVRSVFSLY